The genomic DNA gcatacgtgcggaattagccgagtcagaaaaggcaagagagttttttaagtgttgagatctaagctgctcagctacagaaacaaaaatttcaacagccaagatctaaagttacaatataataaattgttacattttcatttattaagagaaaacaataaagtctttttaattttgaaaattgattCAGATAAGTCGAATGTGCtgggaatgagaattaaaatcatgacatatacggcggaatggctcgtttagttcaaaattttagcagtaaaggtctaaactgcctcgaaaggcgaaccgggatattaaatttaacttcagacaggagaaaagaactgcaaacagttccattcaaaatgttcactaagaatattatgccaagcatttccctacgactagaaagtggaggtagattaataagttttaaacgactagtgtatggaggtagacttatcctagaatcccatcggaaatgcgctaaggcgaaaagtaaaaattggttTTGAACCGACTCCcgacttgtcagaatggatttggtagctagggttccatacaacagagccatattccaatataagtctaaccaaagttgtatagtgttttagtaatatacggatctctaaattctttagaccaacgtttaacaaaactgaggacagcttttgctttcaagaccatggtatcaatatgactaaaattaagcttagggtccatattaactcccaaatcaacatagttaaaaacttgctctagaatatggtgttttattacataagaagagtggtgcacagatctacgggaaaagcacatcatcttacatttattgagattcaatggcaaataatttctatcacaccatgcaaccaaattgtttaagtctgtttgcaacagacacctttcctcagttgaagtgtatgattaaaaaagctttacgtcgtcagcgtataatcaaatttttgagaattctattactgaaaagatgtcgttaataaacaacaagaactgaatcgggccaagatggctaccttgcggaacacctgaagaaacattaatgatacatggtttacaaattcaagtaagtttgttatagtggAATGCCCTTTACGAAATTCATGCTGAGacgaggaaattaacggagaaatcgaaaaggttatttttaatgttggatctaaatccacttttatgcaaggGAATTATAAAacactgtttccatattgaaggaaatacaccgtgtttaagagaggaattaaatatccttgtcaaatatttggcactattttttatgaagcatgagggtatcatgtctgggccataactaaaagatggttttaacttatttaaattaagtaggacgtcttcttcagaaataattggagcgttaattaaagtattcgaacacaggacgtgctgataagaaaaagttttggaagaattattacagtagtttgacttgaaaaattcttcaaagatattggatataatattattgtcacttgaaatgatagatttgtatttcattgcgtacggaaatttggaaatccttcgtttggagttgacgaaatcataaaacgattttggattacttacaatattcttttttactttatttaagtaattattataacattttttgtttaggtcaagatattgtcgacgcaatagagaatatttagaatagtcgacaagtgaaccggtttttttaaaatgtttaaaggctcgagtttttctgtttttcaatttatataactctttcgaaaaccacggacttatacttttgcttttattaacaattactattggaacatacttttcaaataatttcataatgttattaaaatgagagacactcaattcaatgtcaccattataattaagccatgttattgtagaaagttctgtatttaactttttaaaattagcttttgcaaagttaaaccgagtacagaagcacgaagtttgatgattattatcccgtgtATTGactatgatttcgacagatatttccaaagcaggatgactctgaataacggaacactttcaagaggtatcaacgtatactaaatataagcatttaccaaatttattcggaatcaaattaatttggttcagacccaactcggacattttttcaaaaaactcatTAGAActtgaccgattgcaaatcggcacgatatagtcatcgaaaggtttccacgaagcacacagtaaattgaaatctcctaatgcgattattgaatctgcattatttgccatcgaaatAGCACtctttattaaagaagcatgctgcatgtatacagataagtccgaatcgatttcaatagatctacaatttaaacaggaccaacgcaatcccttacagtcgagaatagaatctaagattctacctgtcagtccagcacatttaatatgggcaagcccatcacaaagccagcatgaaacgtagcgatctgactcgcctttaatgttacaattgagGAAGTTACAAGAcctaataaaccacaagaatgaagatcaaataaaagagtaagtagaacaaaatttaattgatatataataaattagtgtgttaataaaatattaataataataaattcaattaagaacaaacgcaaaaataatagcaattttttttatcaaagtttaaaaccaagacagtttgaaaaagcaatatagcgagcagttttagaagcactgtaacaaataaaaagttaaacgcaacacagctttGAATAGATagaagtaaatgagataaataaagagagaaaataaataataataaaataaaacaaaatgaaacaaaaagctggcTCGGCACTaaaaattcgaaagtttaaactttttaatactgcacaaaacttaagaacatttaatacttatcttgcaactcagagttaaatcactaaaaattgtattaacacggtaaaaaaaatcaattaaacttgaagaattttttaaaataaaaacacaaaagtacacagctaaaaaaatTACGGCtaaagagcttgaagtgttgccaccttgcaattagacaatttttggtcacaaggtggcatactttaaacgtattattcacgattataccccgatataatcattgtagcttgatatgcatagtggaaagtgaaagaattagatgaaattgaaaatggtgttatatgggaaataggcgtggttgtagtgtgatttagcccattttcgaactataacatagaaatatgaaaagaacgtcatgcaccgaatttggttgaaatcggttaagcagatcccaagatatgggttttcatctaaaagtgggcggtgccacgcccactgactaattttgaacgcggttcctataaagtcatctcataccatcccagagataaaatttaatgtctctggcgtgtttagtgcttggtttatcgcgcttttagtatcggcttgtcacccgattacacccattttcacaccgtcaatagaggttctaaaaacatttgcttccagtgaattttgttattatagcattatcggtttaggagatatgcacaaatTAAACTgcgatgcccctccctaatgtgatcctgtgtaccaaataatagtcttgtatcttattgcgaagcttagttatggcaatttatttgtttttgattaatggcgttttgtgggcgtggcagtggtccgcttacgcccatctgcaataccaaccgtctcacggtaccaagaaacatgtctaccaagtttcattaagatatcataatttttattcaagttacagcttgcacggacggacaggcggacagacagtcacccggatttcaactcgtctcttcctcctgatcatttatatatatataaccctatatctaactcgattagttttaggtgatacaaacaaccgttaggtgaacaaaactattatactctgtagcaggttgcgagagtataaaaaaatattaatactcactgaccgacatattcggcataaaactggttagaataacgaaaagcattataagtagtatatggaatttgagggtagtattaacccgattttattaattttttccaataccacatactactaacatgccacagactaataaaatgctcccactgtttcattaaggtacctcacataccatcaccaatcaaatggagtaaagtcagacgaatgttcgaaaatcctgacttatttggtacacaggatcacattagggaggggcatctgcagttaaatttttaatctctcctctaaaaggtttaatgtgcatatctcctaaaccgctaatgctataataacaaaaattcactggaagcaaatgtttatagcacttctattgacggtgtgaaaatggttgaaatcgggtgacaactccgcccactccccatataacggtactgttaaaaactactaaaagcgcgataaatcaagcactaaacacgccagagacattaaattgtatctctgggatggtttgagatcaaaattagacagtgggcgtggcacagcccatatttctatgttatagtgtgaaaatgggcgaaatcggactacaaccacgcctatttcccatgtaacaccattttcaattccatctgattctttcactttccactatgcatatcaagcaacaatgattatagcggggtaaaactttgcgtgaataatacgtttaaagtaaccttgtgatcaaaaattgtctaaatcgaaccgaaactgtttaagcccctaagtactaaatatgtggaccccagtgcctatagttgaccttctaccgaaaatatcagtcaatccacaaagaaatctcaaacgagtatactatttgactttgcgagagtataaaatgttcggtttcatccgaacttagcccttccttacttattttcgtacaaaacattattttttgtgttctttgatgcaaaatattgaacaagtatttttttattacgacTCAATATGAACAATTTTGTAGTTATAAGTTTCCAAAATTTCGACATTTGAAAAAAGTATCTTTAAACATTTGCGTATACGaagaaaagtataataaaaatatccctattttttaagattttttctcagctttcTAATGGGATAAATGTTGAGTTTTTTTCAAATGTAGAACCAATTTTATTCAgtgtttttttatgaaaactgtACATTAGGCTCTTCAATCACGactgaataaatttttaatctttaacATCCGCGTGGCGAGCGTGCGATTGTTCGCACTCTATCGCTGCGAAGCATGTTTGATACAGCATGCCATTACTTCTCGCGCTGCACGCGTGGAAAAAGCTCAGTGTGCTAAATACAAACACGAGAAACATAGTTtcaaaaatttgtcaaaattacaattttattcagTCTACTCCGAAATTTACAAATTAGTAAGTGAAGAGcctaatgtacattttttattaaaaacactgAATAAAAACAgttccaaatttgaaaaaaaaaattatttttttattaaacaaatatacacatatatattttatggataCATTGTGCTGCTCTCCCTCATATTAACTGATTGCCATTATAGACCAACTCAAATTAATCGAATAGAAGCTTCTATCTGCAGAAAACGAAAAACGGCACATAAATGGAACTCAAACGATTTTAGAGACAATAATATTTACCAGTTACTTGGACTTCAGCGAAAATGTAATTAAGAATATGAAGTCCTGGTTTGGCGAAAAGTACGAGCAAATAAAAATGCCGTTCCcgcgacagtcgggtctacgtaaccggaacggacccggatttattgtggccaaggactgtcaactcggcagaattctgccgctacagcaacaacagcagcaaataaAAATGCTTTATGGCATGTAGGGTGCTCAGACCtaatgttgttatttttaatctTATCAACAtaacgtaaaaaaatttaatatatctataAGTAGGTGATTGTGTGTCATAGAGTcggaaaataaattgaattaaaatttaattgtagttttttataaactattaGTACCAAAGTGAGCTCTAACTTTTTAATGAACACATCTGAACATTCTTACTATGTACATATTAGTGGTGGtattacaaacaaccattaaataatgaaaataaaatgttttaaattgaaaaaattttgaaaattacttacTACTTGGATGTATTATGGTTCGACTATTGCGAGTATTTTTATCTAAACTGGATGTATTGCAAAACTCCATTTTTCCTGACGCTGCTAAATTTACCAGCGTTGCCTGAATAGCTGCTTCAGTATTGTTAAAGTTGGCAACATTGCCGGCCTTTGAATTTCTTACTTTTTCTGCCACTTCGATCAATGGTTCATCAGAGTCAGAAGATTCCTCACATTTTCTGCTACAGCTGATTTTTGAGACATCCTGCACATCATTTGCTGAAGATAAATCATTCATATTCCTCACATTATCATCAACAGCAACATTGCTTGTAGCGCTACTTATACTGCCTGTCCGTAAACGCTTTTGTTCAGTACATTCATTGAGTTGAGAGTTATTAGCACTAGTATCAGATTCTTGACGCTTACGCTTATTCCCTACACCAAACTGAGTTTCACTACCAGAAATTGTCACACTTAATTGTGGGCTGACACTACCAATTGAAGACGCTCGCGTTGTATTAAGTTGTTTGATGCCAGTGACTACAGAAGAATTTGCATTTGATTCATTCGATGTTGGACTTGATTTATTTATATCCACGGGACTTTCCAATCGACTACTAGCACGAGTGCGAATTCGATTACATTCCGTTTCGCTTTGCGTTGGAATTTCAATAGATATAGGAGGGTAAATAGAATCCGAACGTtgtgaataaatatttgattcATCCCCTTGTTTTTTACCTTCAAATATTGTCTTGCCTCCATCATCTATTGACAGGTTTTCACTGGCCTTCACATTAAGTTTCCTGGAACAAATTGGTTTTTCTACACTAATCTCCGATTTATATTTATCATCTAATACAATATTTCTTTCTGTATATTGTGAAGAGTTCTTTTCTTTAGGGGTAAGGGATTCAATTATTTGTTCCGAtaattcattttcattattatctGTTGAAGTTTCGGTAATATGTTCTAATAACGCTCCATTTATTGTACCTTTGATTTTGGAAGGAGATATCGCGTTTTTTGTGATTACAATTGATTCAGAAGGCATTTGTTCAACTGTGCTAACAATAGTTGATGCATTTGAGTTAACTTCCAAATAATCTTCATGAAATCCTTCCATTCTGGCCAAAGCCTTTTCAATTTCGTCATCTGTATAATCCAACAAATTATCTTTTCTTTGTGGTTTTAAGTTTAATTCGagtttatttttctcatttatatttttggtaTGATCTACTTTTTCTTTCGATATATTGtttttcaaagaattttttcCGTCACTAGATGTTGCTGCTGATTTTTCATTGCTTGTACTCCCAACACTACCGCTGTTTATCTGCTGTTGAGTTGGACTACTAGACGATTGTTGATGAGGACTTTTTTCTGATAACGCATCCATAGACTCAATACCACTATCCTCGCCTGTTCCATTTCCATTACCATGACCAGGGGTACCACTTCCGTTACTTGCCGGCGAGTTACGAAGCGTTACATTAATTAGAGCAGGTGGTGAAGTACCAACTGCATTTCCTTGATGACCTGATACAACAACGTTATTTACACTTACGGTTCCATTGGTTACAGGTATTTGAATAACTGGAACAGATTCACCTTGCACAGCTTCATGCGATTGGTTCTTGGTTGTTGGTAAATTTGAATGAGATATTTTGACTTCTGTTTTCACAATGCTTTCAGCTTTAAAAGTAACACTTTCTGATTTATCAACTAGATCATCTTGTTCTACTGAAGATTTTGGTATTGTAACTCGTTTTAGGGTTGTTGCACTTGGCAGCATAGTTGCTACTGCTACAATTGTTTCCTGTGCTGATTGACTTTCATTAAGAGCTCCAAATTTCGCTTGCTTCTGCAACTGTTTTTGTTGATGCTTTTGAAGTTGAAGTTGATGAACAGCTGTTATGTAAGACGGTGGTTTGTGATTTTTTGTCAGTGGTTTACCTCCACCCATACCAATAGGTGTAATTGTGGCTGGTGTCTTTAAATTCATTGTATTTATCACACGATTTggtatatttacagaattatcACTGGAGCAAgttaatatattattgttagATAACGTATTAGTTATGGTACCAGGTAAGCTTGATGGATCTTTACAAGTTTGTGACAGTTGATGGGACGTATGTTTTTGATATTGTGATTGATGCATCAATTGTGGTGGAAACGGTAATGTACCTACATTAGTCGAaccaattattatatttttattgtcattTAAGCTACTACCGCTCTTTGTATCAAGCGATTTAATTGCACTTATTGTGAGTCCATTCTTGTTACCCAAGAAGGAAGGCGTTGTCGTTGACGTTGCTGACGATGAAAGATCATCACTCGAAATCGGGAATGTTGGTAAACGTGCTGATGTCATTAGTGTGACGGAATTGTTGCCGCTTCCACTACAGTTAAAGACTGATGATGTAGGGTTTGGGGAAATATACAAATGCTGCATTTTCTCTTGAGTCCTAATCTCTGTACACACATCTGACATTTGTGACtgtttattaggtatatgcTTAGAACCAACATCTTCACCATCTTCACTCGATACAACTGACGACGTATTTGGCAAACTCTGTGGTTTCTTACGGTCTTTTCGACTACTTTTAATCACAATTGAATTTTTGCCACCCCTTAAACTGATGTGTAATGGGGGTACTCGTGGTTCATCAGTTGAACAATTCGGAGTAACATTTACAGCTATTTGCGGAGgcttaaaatttgtgaaatcaaTCGTTTGGTGTTGTACAACAGAAGAATTATCTTGCGGATTCTGTAGCTGTTGAGAAGAAACCGATAAAACTGTGGTATTTTGGTTTATATTCTTGTTAAGTAGAACACTATTATTACTTTTAGTTGGTACGTTTAACGTGCTCGACACTGGCGTTTCCGATGCTGAAAGTGGTGGTGAAGGTACAAATGAAATATCTACTTTATAGGCAGGAGATACCGGTTCCTTCTTTTCCAATTTTAagcgtaattttattttctcattaTTAATACACACTGCTGATGTTCGTTGAGTTGCCAATATGGATGCAGATTCCGATAACGTAGTAGAAGGTATTGTATTACTAGATGGCAATGCAGTAACCGTCTTCGATTTGGCATTTGCTTTTGTTCTTTTAAGTTTTGTCACTCCAGAAGTGGTGTTTGCATCTTGCTTTTTTTCCTTTAAGTTATTCTGTTGCTTTTCTCGTAGCGTTGTtgactttgatttttttttaagagtagcCGACGATGTCGTTCCAGTGGTAAAAATTGCATTCGGTGATTTAATCGTACAAAAGTCAGTAACATTGTTAAGAGAAATAACTGATTTGTTGAGCACATGAGTGCCATCTCGTTGAGCTTGTTTAATGCTTCGATTCGATTTGTTGAAAAGTAACGAATCAGGTGAGCGTTCTGTATCACTTCCTACTCCAGGTATGATTCGGTTATTTTGTTCACTGTCTGAAGGTTTTGACACAGAGGTTCCACATAAATTTGAATCATTCAACAGAGAATTGGGTAAACCTTCGATAGATTGATTACAACTAAAACTTTCAATTAATGACGACACTGCACGAGATATTTTTGACATAGAATTAGTTTGCTGAGTTTCCTGTTCTGCCTCTGTTTCACTGTCATCACTTTGCATTGGTTCCATTTCACCGGTCAGaggatttattaaaaattgcttCTGAATAGAGAAGTCCTCCGCTCCATCCCTTGCGTTACTTCGGTGAAGCGCAGGCTCCTCTTGAAAATTTGAATGTTGCGCAGGTTGTATAGAAGGGGAATATGTATTATGGGGTAGCTGCAATTTCTGATTAGATTGATTATTTTGCATAAACACATTGTCTTCCGGTTTATATCGATTTTGCATAACTTGATCCCGTGatagaatattatttagttGCACTTGCAACTGATTTTGTTTAGTGGCCACTATGGTGCCATCAACCATATGATTTTGTATGTTTTGTGATATTTGCCCATTTTGTTCAAAGTGCATTGGATTAACGCCAAGTGGGACGTGTCCGGCTTCTGCATTTAAAAGCGATGATGCTGCAGCCGCTGTCTCATCAATATCTACTCCTACAGCAGAtaaattttcctcaattagatcCAAGTCTAGATCTTTCGCATCTTGCAAAAGTGATTCCAATTCATTTTTATCATCCAAACTAAGAGTTGAATCCAAATCACAGTTTAATGTTGGTAGCAAAGCATCAAGATCATTTGTTGTTAAAGCTTCAAAATCTGATAGAGTTATTAAAGGATCTGATAATGCATTAGGTGCAACATTATCCATCGAAGATTCTCCCACCAATCTTCCAATTGTATTCCCTACCTGACTGGATGAATGATTGTTAAATTGCTGTTTTTGCAAATCTTCCTTATTTGACTGCGATTGATGATTAGtattcatttgttgttgctgtaagtTGTATTGCATTTGGTAACGAGCAAACTCCTGGAAACTACTCTTAGTTTCAGAATCCATCATTTTGTTACTTACAGGCCAGCCTGTTGTCGCACTAGCTGTCTGATTATAATCAGGTGGTGGAGGtattgtatttgtcaaagaGGCACTGCTACCAGTACTGGATCTCGCTGAGGATAAAGATGATGCTAAAGGTACTTGTGAGTTGTGATGAATATTAACACTTTTAGATGGCGGCGATAATGCTGGGGGTAAAATCATCGCCGTCTGATGTTGTAATTGATTATGTTGCTGCTGTAGTTGCAACTGATGCGATTGCTGTTGACTAATATGCTTATGTGCATGTGGCGTATGCGGGTGTGGAGATTGCACTGGCGTTGTAGAGGGCGACAACATTTGCTGTTGGTGTGAGCCCATTAACGGACTATGCATTGAATGGTGGCTAGAGGCAGGTGAATGCGACGCTGCAGGTGACATACTACCGGAAGAAAGAAACTGAAGTGTTTGTTGCGATTTTTGCTGCACAGCAACGTGTCCTGTCAATACACCTACGGAACGCGCTTGCCGTACATTTGGTGATTGCAGATGATGCAAATTAGTTAACATTATTCCACCATCACCATTTTGCATAGATGCCTgattattatgtattatttgaGATTGCTGGAACGATTGTTGTTGCATTAAACGTTGCGAAGGAGTACCTGGAATCGAAACAACAGCTGCCTGCAACtgttgttggcgttgttgtCGCAAAAAATGGTTTTGTTGAGATGAAATATGCTGCGCCTGAAAGTTAGATTGAATTTGGTGATGCCCAAACAAATTGCTTACAGGGCTTGTCAAGATTGTTTGCGGTTGTTGTTGATGTAAGTGCATGCTCGTATTAACGCCGGTCGATAAAGACACACCCATTGCTGAAGTTGTACCCATCAAAGTATTTTCCGAATGTAACAATTgtgtctgttgttgttgttgaacttGTTTGTGGTCTAGTACTGTGTCGTTAGGTGTTGATTGCGTTCGCATTGGTGAACTCAATAACTGTTGATGTTGGCTTTGATTTAACTGTTGCTGACTCGTGGATTGTAACGGCGATGTTTGCTGTTGCGCCAATGAAGTTTGTGGCGACAATTTTACTTGATTTGTCGTCGTATTTCCatcattttgtaataaattcacAAGCAGCGGTGAGGAAattgcaatattattattattggtcGTAGAATTAGTTACTGGAAAAGTCGTCACTGGTGGACCTCCCATACCTTTTTGTAAATAGTTTTGAactgttttgtttatttgagcgAGAGGTTTGTTTGTAACGTTTGATGTTACTGTCCCTATACCTGGATACGGGGGTGGTGGAGGTTGCAAAAACTGTAGTTTATTACCAGCTAAAACAGTAGTTGAAGGCAAAAGATCCACATTGGaagaattttttataacttttaacgGTACATTGGGACACGATACCAAACCACTTGTACGTTCTATTTGTCCATTTTGCGGCATTTGTAAAGATTGTGAACCACTTGTTGAAAATACTTGATTAGAATTTACTAGACTATTATTCAGTGCATTTTCCCGACCTTGTAAAACACGAGCTTGTCTCATACTAACAAATGGATAATCCCTATTATTTGAACCGCTATTTAAATTTGAAGGTATTGGTGGTACTGGAACTTTTCCATCCATAGGACAAACTGTGTTTGGCGGTTTGAAGAGTGGTTGGCCTTGAATTAACTGTCGCTGCAGGTTTGGGTTTGGGTTTTGgttttgatgttgttgtttttgtagaatagCTTGCGCTGCATTGCTTGTACTTGGACCCCCAAGCAGCATATTACGCCTTTCCTGTACCAGCTGATTTTGCTGTAATTGTGATGACGTAAGTACTCCTTTATTAGTAAGGTTGGTGTTTTGTGCAGGGATGCGACATTGCATTTGTGATTGCAAAAGTGTTCCACTTCTAAACTGATCGCTAAGACACCCGACACTCCCCCCAGTATCCAACAGTTGTGTAAAATCGCCCACCGTCTCACCCGTGTCGCTCGATAAACCTTCCTCGTCATTAtctaaacaatatttaaagatattttccaaaatcttttttaattgaaataattacaaCATACCTATAGTTTTTAAATTGATCTCCTGTCCGGGTAATTTTATGGATATCACAGAATCGCCATCCAACTGCACAGACATAATACCAAGAGCATGGAGGGCTGGATTGCCCTCCGCTGCCATCTGGCGTAACCGTTGAGCCGCATCCTTCGGGATTTGCACTGTTATCCGCACGCAAGATTCAATCTgctatcaaataaaaattttaagcatttaTTACAAAGTCggcaattacaaatacaaaaatttgatcCTACTTCATAATATTCTTTTGTATCTCTTGATTTGACGGTACAGgtggtttttatatatttttggagtgcattttcaaaattaatactAGTTTTTGAAAACAGATATTTATTACCATAAATTCTAGGTATATATTACCCATATCCACCCAAGAAAACATTTCGAGTATCTAGAAGTAAGgtatataaattgtaataaagGCTATAAAAAAGGCTCCTAAAGTCTAAAAATCAAACTAATTTCACTGTTTAAATAATCGAACATTGGGTCgatattggtaaaaaaaaacactaaaaaagtATGGAACAAATTTAATGATAAACGCGTAACGGTAACGGAAATGCCAAATCCGATACAAGCATATTTTACGGTTATAGGGAAACTCTTTTATCTGCTATCGCCCCTTTAGTCGGAGTCaaatttagaattattttttttttatcggataTGAACAC from Bactrocera oleae isolate idBacOlea1 chromosome 3, idBacOlea1, whole genome shotgun sequence includes the following:
- the Ncoa6 gene encoding serine-rich adhesin for platelets isoform X6, translating into MQLKQQIESCVRITVQIPKDAAQRLRQMAAEGNPALHALGIMSVQLDGDSVISIKLPGQEINLKTIDNDEEGLSSDTGETVGDFTQLLDTGGSVGCLSDQFRSGTLLQSQMQCRIPAQNTNLTNKGVLTSSQLQQNQLVQERRNMLLGGPSTSNAAQAILQKQQHQNQNPNPNLQRQLIQGQPLFKPPNTVCPMDGKVPVPPIPSNLNSGSNNRDYPFVSMRQARVLQGRENALNNSLVNSNQVFSTSGSQSLQMPQNGQIERTSGLVSCPNVPLKVIKNSSNVDLLPSTTVLAGNKLQFLQPPPPPYPGIGTVTSNVTNKPLAQINKTVQNYLQKGMGGPPVTTFPVTNSTTNNNNIAISSPLLVNLLQNDGNTTTNQVKLSPQTSLAQQQTSPLQSTSQQQLNQSQHQQLLSSPMRTQSTPNDTVLDHKQVQQQQQTQLLHSENTLMGTTSAMGVSLSTGVNTSMHLHQQQPQTILTSPVSNLFGHHQIQSNFQAQHISSQQNHFLRQQRQQQLQAAVVSIPGTPSQRLMQQQSFQQSQIIHNNQASMQNGDGGIMLTNLHHLQSPNVRQARSVGVLTGHVAVQQKSQQTLQFLSSGSMSPAASHSPASSHHSMHSPLMGSHQQQMLSPSTTPVQSPHPHTPHAHKHISQQQSHQLQLQQQHNQLQHQTAMILPPALSPPSKSVNIHHNSQVPLASSLSSARSSTGSSASLTNTIPPPPDYNQTASATTGWPVSNKMMDSETKSSFQEFARYQMQYNLQQQQMNTNHQSQSNKEDLQKQQFNNHSSSQVGNTIGRLVGESSMDNVAPNALSDPLITLSDFEALTTNDLDALLPTLNCDLDSTLSLDDKNELESLLQDAKDLDLDLIEENLSAVGVDIDETAAAASSLLNAEAGHVPLGVNPMHFEQNGQISQNIQNHMVDGTIVATKQNQLQVQLNNILSRDQVMQNRYKPEDNVFMQNNQSNQKLQLPHNTYSPSIQPAQHSNFQEEPALHRSNARDGAEDFSIQKQFLINPLTGEMEPMQSDDSETEAEQETQQTNSMSKISRAVSSLIESFSCNQSIEGLPNSLLNDSNLCGTSVSKPSDSEQNNRIIPGVGSDTERSPDSLLFNKSNRSIKQAQRDGTHVLNKSVISLNNVTDFCTIKSPNAIFTTGTTSSATLKKKSKSTTLREKQQNNLKEKKQDANTTSGVTKLKRTKANAKSKTVTALPSSNTIPSTTLSESASILATQRTSAVCINNEKIKLRLKLEKKEPVSPAYKVDISFVPSPPLSASETPVSSTLNVPTKSNNSVLLNKNINQNTTVLSVSSQQLQNPQDNSSVVQHQTIDFTNFKPPQIAVNVTPNCSTDEPRVPPLHISLRGGKNSIVIKSSRKDRKKPQSLPNTSSVVSSEDGEDVGSKHIPNKQSQMSDVCTEIRTQEKMQHLYISPNPTSSVFNCSGSGNNSVTLMTSARLPTFPISSDDLSSSATSTTTPSFLGNKNGLTISAIKSLDTKSGSSLNDNKNIIIGSTNVGTLPFPPQLMHQSQYQKHTSHQLSQTCKDPSSLPGTITNTLSNNNILTCSSDNSVNIPNRVINTMNLKTPATITPIGMGGGKPLTKNHKPPSYITAVHQLQLQKHQQKQLQKQAKFGALNESQSAQETIVAVATMLPSATTLKRVTIPKSSVEQDDLVDKSESVTFKAESIVKTEVKISHSNLPTTKNQSHEAVQGESVPVIQIPVTNGTVSVNNVVVSGHQGNAVGTSPPALINVTLRNSPASNGSGTPGHGNGNGTGEDSGIESMDALSEKSPHQQSSSSPTQQQINSGSVGSTSNEKSAATSSDGKNSLKNNISKEKVDHTKNINEKNKLELNLKPQRKDNLLDYTDDEIEKALARMEGFHEDYLEVNSNASTIVSTVEQMPSESIVITKNAISPSKIKGTINGALLEHITETSTDNNENELSEQIIESLTPKEKNSSQYTERNIVLDDKYKSEISVEKPICSRKLNVKASENLSIDDGGKTIFEGKKQGDESNIYSQRSDSIYPPISIEIPTQSETECNRIRTRASSRLESPVDINKSSPTSNESNANSSVVTGIKQLNTTRASSIGSVSPQLSVTISGSETQFGVGNKRKRQESDTSANNSQLNECTEQKRLRTGSISSATSNVAVDDNVRNMNDLSSANDVQDVSKISCSRKCEESSDSDEPLIEVAEKVRNSKAGNVANFNNTEAAIQATLVNLAASGKMEFCNTSSLDKNTRNSRTIIHPSN